One stretch of Podospora bellae-mahoneyi strain CBS 112042 chromosome 2, whole genome shotgun sequence DNA includes these proteins:
- a CDS encoding hypothetical protein (EggNog:ENOG503P48Z; COG:S) has product MIANVKARDMRNSISFCAGVAAGGSGGDMLAVNMMWRADGNRAMEEVKLRETTKWTQRAPSWSWASLEGPVAWEPFVPEGRVECCVEIEAGVPSGVMPDDQMVREARLLLRGLIVEVVRSSGERLGNVSCDIHAYVIDFEEHSACYALLGGDVEEVLGGGCLIEGIGLLALLWRLLCPGMWTKRMSRGSL; this is encoded by the coding sequence ATGATTGCCAATGTCAAGGCTAGGGATATGAGGAATAGTATCTCGTTTTGCGCAGgggtggctgctgggggtTCGGGGGGTGACATGCTTGCGGTGAATATGATGTGGCGTGCGGATGGGAATCGGGCGATGGAGGAAGTGAAGTTGAGGGAGACGACCAAGTGGACGCAGCGAGCACCTAGTTGGTCTTGGGCTTCGTTGGAAGGACCGGTGGCGTGGGAGCCGTTTGTTCCGGAGGGCAGGGTGGAGTGTTGTGTGGAGATTGAAGCGGGTGTGCCGTCTGGAGTGATGCCTGATGATCAAATGGTTAGAGAGGCGAGGTTGTTATTGAGGGGCCTGattgtggaggtggtgagatCTTCTGgtgagaggttggggaaTGTGAGTTGTGATATCCATGCTTATGTGATCGATTTTGAGGAGCATTCTGCGTGCTATGCtttgttgggtggtgatgttgaggaggtccTTGGTGGGGGGTGTTTGATCGAGGGGATAGGGTTGCTGGCCCTTTTATGGCGGTTGTTGTGTCCCGGAATGTggacgaagaggatgagCAGAGGCAGTCTCTGA
- a CDS encoding hypothetical protein (EggNog:ENOG503PAP5) encodes MTVQKHSAEWYAVVTQWLFKLIDMLETYRASLAGNSEFLTSTLENVWQVPPLDSDVDGTARADDGLWGEVFLTGFETLTLTGKKQFWSDVDDEEQTELPNDLFMYLGACKVQRQRSFVDSTGRPGTTLQDVQVGDQVVIFPGAHVPFVIRLVTQKGGDFVHHMVGQLTFTV; translated from the coding sequence ATGACCGTCCAGAAGCATTCGGCAGAGTGGTACGCAGTTGTGACACAATGGCTGTTTAAACTCATCGATATGCTCGAGACGTACCGAGCTTCTCTCGCAGGTAACTCGGAATTCCTAACCTCCACTCTTGAGAACGTCTGGCAGGTTCCCCCTCTCGACTCTGACGTGGACGGGACGGCCCGAGCGGACGATGGCCTTTGGGGAGAAGTATTTCTCACCGGGTTTGAAACCTTGACATTGACAGGCAAGAAACAGTTTTGGTCCGATGTAGATGACGAGGAGCAAACAGAGCTACCCAATGACCTATTCATGTATCTCGGTGCTTGCAAGGTCCAAAGACAGCGTTCGTTTGTTGACAGCACGGGAAGGCCGGGGACCACGCTGCAGGACGTCCAGGTTGGTGACCAAGTTGTGATATTCCCCGGTGCGCATGTGCCGTTTGTTATCAGACTTGTGACGCAGAAGGGAGGAGATTTTGTGCATCATATGGTTGGGCAGCTTACGTTTACAGTGTAA